One stretch of Marinitoga litoralis DNA includes these proteins:
- the rbr gene encoding rubrerythrin produces MSIKGTKTEKNLLIAFAGESQARNRYDFFAGVAKKEGYIKIQKAFLELSENERSHAKNFFKYLEGGELEITASYPAGKIGTTIENLKSAIEGETFEYEKLYQEFANIAEEEGFKKIAVLFRSIAIAERHHAKILKELLEELENETIFKSEEKVLWKCEKCGYIVEGYEPPEKCPACNHPKSYFVKIK; encoded by the coding sequence ATGAGTATTAAAGGGACAAAAACAGAGAAAAATTTATTAATAGCTTTTGCAGGAGAATCACAAGCGAGAAATAGATATGATTTTTTTGCAGGGGTAGCTAAAAAAGAAGGCTATATAAAAATTCAAAAAGCTTTTTTAGAACTATCAGAAAATGAACGCTCTCATGCAAAAAACTTTTTTAAATATTTAGAAGGTGGAGAGTTAGAAATTACAGCGTCATATCCTGCTGGTAAAATTGGAACAACAATAGAAAATTTAAAATCTGCAATTGAAGGAGAAACATTTGAATACGAAAAATTATATCAAGAATTTGCTAATATAGCTGAAGAAGAAGGATTTAAAAAAATTGCGGTTCTTTTTAGATCTATAGCAATAGCTGAAAGACATCACGCAAAAATTTTAAAAGAATTATTAGAAGAGTTAGAAAATGAAACAATATTTAAAAGCGAAGAAAAAGTATTATGGAAATGTGAAAAATGTGGATATATAGTAGAAGGATATGAACCACCTGAAAAGTGTCCAGCATGTAATCATCCAAAAAGCTACTTTGTTAAAATTAAATAA
- a CDS encoding N5-glutamine methyltransferase family protein: MTLKEFIKNHIDIINKKGIKNPLYFLAKIISEINNIPISKIIIDDNYELDHSTLDKLKKIILEDYPLEYITNKVIFYGYEFYVDNNVLIPRIETEDLINIAKDIIIKNNYKYIIDIGTGSGVIAIVLKKLFPDTIIYSIDISKEALKVAEKNAKKHNVDIIFIHSNIFENVPKDVIDKVEFIVSNPPYVESDFYINSTSLKYEPKIALEAGIDGQNFFRDLMKYKNILLKKHMLFETTEFNIDKTVEILSNFGKTIIHNDSFGVRRFVEKEGKK; the protein is encoded by the coding sequence ATGACATTAAAAGAATTTATAAAAAATCATATAGATATAATTAATAAAAAGGGGATTAAAAATCCCCTTTATTTTCTTGCAAAAATAATATCTGAAATAAATAATATACCTATATCAAAGATAATTATTGATGATAATTATGAATTAGATCATAGTACATTAGATAAATTAAAAAAAATCATTTTAGAAGATTACCCTTTAGAATATATAACAAATAAAGTTATATTTTATGGCTATGAATTTTATGTTGATAATAATGTATTAATACCACGAATTGAAACCGAGGATTTAATAAATATTGCAAAAGATATAATAATAAAAAATAATTATAAGTATATTATTGATATAGGTACTGGAAGTGGAGTTATTGCAATTGTATTAAAGAAATTATTTCCAGATACTATAATATATAGTATTGATATTTCTAAAGAAGCGTTAAAAGTCGCTGAAAAAAATGCTAAAAAACATAATGTTGATATTATATTTATTCATAGTAATATATTTGAAAATGTACCTAAAGATGTTATAGATAAAGTGGAGTTTATTGTTTCTAATCCACCATATGTTGAAAGCGATTTTTATATTAATAGCACCTCGTTAAAATACGAACCTAAAATAGCTCTTGAAGCTGGTATTGATGGTCAAAACTTTTTTAGGGATTTAATGAAATATAAAAATATACTATTAAAAAAACATATGCTATTTGAAACTACTGAGTTTAATATCGATAAAACTGTAGAAATACTATCTAATTTTGGAAAAACAATAATTCACAATGACTCATTTGGTGTTAGAAGATTTGTGGAAAAGGAGGGGAAAAAATGA
- a CDS encoding metal-sulfur cluster assembly factor, whose translation MVTKEQVMDALKNVYDMEIGFDVVSLGLIYDVNIDEENNVHVLMTLTTPMCPLAGFITEDAKNKVGSIEGVKSVHVELTFDPPWDPSKASDEVRTILGI comes from the coding sequence ATGGTAACTAAGGAACAAGTAATGGATGCTTTAAAAAACGTTTATGATATGGAAATAGGTTTTGATGTTGTTTCTTTAGGTCTTATATATGATGTTAATATAGATGAAGAAAACAATGTTCATGTATTAATGACATTAACAACACCAATGTGCCCTTTAGCTGGTTTTATAACAGAAGATGCAAAGAATAAGGTTGGATCTATAGAAGGGGTAAAAAGTGTACATGTTGAATTGACATTTGATCCACCATGGGATCCATCAAAAGCTTCAGACGAGGTAAGAACAATTTTAGGAATATGA
- the ileS gene encoding isoleucine--tRNA ligase encodes MDYKDTLNLPKTPFKMKANLKNKEPETLKKWESMNLEHYIRKEREKAPTYILHDGPPYANGHIHLGHALNKVLKDIVIKYKTMQGYNAPYVPGWDTHGLPIEHKVTTDLGEKAKQMSKLEIRKLCEEYALNYVNIQKEEFKRLGVRGDWENPYVTLKPEYEAKVLEILKKMVEDGNVFRNKKPIYWCPSCETALAEAEIEYHDHTSHSIFVKFELIDEQNTFVVIWTTTPWTLPANVAIAVHPDFDYVKVKVGEENWILAKGLLDNLLKIAGVNEYEIVEEFKGKDLEYKKTKHPLMDRESLIVLADYVTLEDGTGCVHTAPGHGAEDYQTGLKYNLPIISPVNHEGIFTDEAGKYKGLHIWKANKIIIEDLKESGQLIAQTDIRHSYPHCWRCKNPVIFRATEQWFISVDKNNLREKALEEIKKVNWIPDWGENRITAMVQERPDWCISRQRAWGIPIPALYCEDCGETFLDPNVLDNVINIVEKEGTNAWYERPVEDFLPEGYKCPKCGGTHFKKEEDILDVWIDSGSSWDAVVNVRDDLKKYPVDLYLEGTDQHRGWFQSSLFLSVAKNGIAPYETVLTHGFIKDKEGKKMSKSLGNVISPFDVIDQYGADILRLWVASSDYRGDIRVSFDILKQQTEVYRKYRNTIRFLLGNTSDFNPETNAVPYEEMEELDKWALMKIHQLIQKVTEAYENYEFFRVHHLISNFCTVEMSSIYLDIIKDRVYTELPKSRLRRSAQTVMYEALEVLTKLMVPLLAFTTEEIYSYLPTRKYETVQLEEWPKVNEKYFDKELEEKWNKILQLREDITKALEEKRREKFIGHPLDAKIIVEPKTEELKEVLSSYDPYFVADLFITSQFELGTVDEGFDGDFAKVKVVKAEGEKCERCWKIHPEVGKNEKYPDACPRCAGVLEQL; translated from the coding sequence TTGGATTATAAAGATACGTTGAATTTACCAAAAACGCCTTTTAAAATGAAGGCGAATTTAAAAAACAAAGAACCAGAAACTCTAAAAAAATGGGAAAGTATGAATTTGGAACATTATATAAGAAAAGAAAGAGAAAAAGCTCCAACATATATTTTGCATGATGGACCTCCATATGCAAATGGTCATATACATTTAGGTCATGCATTAAATAAAGTATTAAAAGATATTGTAATAAAGTACAAAACAATGCAAGGCTATAATGCTCCATATGTTCCTGGTTGGGATACACATGGACTACCAATAGAACATAAAGTTACTACAGATTTAGGCGAAAAAGCAAAACAAATGTCAAAATTAGAAATCAGAAAATTATGTGAAGAATACGCTTTAAATTATGTGAATATTCAAAAAGAAGAATTTAAAAGATTAGGTGTTAGAGGAGATTGGGAAAATCCTTATGTAACTTTAAAACCAGAATATGAAGCGAAAGTTCTTGAAATATTAAAGAAAATGGTTGAAGATGGAAATGTATTTAGAAACAAAAAACCTATTTACTGGTGTCCAAGTTGTGAAACAGCATTAGCTGAAGCTGAAATAGAATATCATGATCATACATCACACTCAATATTTGTTAAATTTGAATTGATAGATGAACAAAATACATTTGTAGTTATTTGGACAACTACACCATGGACATTACCTGCTAATGTTGCTATAGCTGTTCATCCTGATTTTGATTATGTAAAAGTAAAAGTTGGAGAAGAAAATTGGATTTTAGCAAAGGGTTTATTAGATAATTTATTAAAAATAGCGGGAGTAAATGAATATGAAATAGTAGAAGAATTTAAAGGTAAAGATTTAGAATATAAAAAGACAAAACACCCATTAATGGATAGAGAATCATTAATAGTATTAGCTGATTATGTAACTTTAGAAGACGGTACAGGTTGTGTTCACACCGCTCCTGGACATGGTGCTGAAGACTATCAAACTGGATTAAAATATAATCTTCCTATTATATCTCCAGTAAACCATGAAGGTATATTTACAGATGAAGCAGGAAAGTACAAAGGTTTACACATATGGAAAGCAAATAAAATCATTATTGAAGATTTAAAAGAATCTGGTCAATTAATTGCTCAAACAGATATCAGACACTCATATCCACATTGTTGGAGATGTAAAAATCCTGTTATTTTTAGAGCAACAGAACAATGGTTTATTTCTGTAGATAAAAATAATTTAAGAGAAAAAGCTTTAGAAGAGATTAAAAAAGTAAATTGGATTCCAGATTGGGGAGAAAATAGAATCACAGCAATGGTTCAAGAAAGACCTGATTGGTGTATTTCTAGACAAAGAGCTTGGGGAATCCCTATTCCTGCATTATACTGTGAAGATTGTGGAGAAACATTCTTAGATCCTAATGTATTAGATAATGTAATTAATATAGTAGAAAAAGAAGGAACAAATGCATGGTATGAAAGACCTGTTGAAGATTTCTTACCAGAAGGATATAAATGTCCGAAATGTGGAGGTACTCACTTTAAAAAAGAAGAAGATATATTAGATGTTTGGATTGATTCTGGTTCTTCTTGGGATGCTGTTGTTAATGTTAGAGATGATTTAAAGAAATACCCTGTAGATTTATATTTAGAAGGAACAGATCAACATAGAGGTTGGTTCCAAAGTTCATTATTCTTATCCGTTGCTAAAAATGGAATCGCTCCATATGAAACTGTATTAACACATGGATTTATTAAAGATAAAGAAGGAAAGAAAATGTCTAAATCCTTAGGTAATGTTATTAGTCCATTTGACGTTATTGATCAATATGGTGCTGATATACTAAGATTATGGGTTGCTTCTAGTGATTATAGAGGGGATATTAGAGTATCATTTGATATTTTAAAACAACAAACTGAAGTATATAGAAAATATAGAAACACCATTAGATTCTTATTAGGTAATACTTCAGATTTCAATCCTGAAACAAATGCAGTGCCATATGAAGAAATGGAAGAATTAGATAAATGGGCATTAATGAAAATACATCAATTAATTCAAAAAGTTACAGAAGCATATGAAAATTATGAGTTCTTCAGAGTTCATCATTTAATAAGCAATTTCTGTACAGTTGAGATGAGTTCAATATACTTAGACATTATTAAAGATAGGGTATATACTGAATTACCAAAATCAAGATTAAGAAGATCAGCTCAAACAGTTATGTATGAAGCTTTAGAAGTATTAACAAAATTAATGGTTCCATTACTAGCATTTACAACTGAAGAAATTTATTCATACTTACCAACAAGGAAATATGAAACTGTGCAATTAGAAGAATGGCCAAAAGTTAACGAAAAATATTTTGATAAAGAATTAGAAGAAAAATGGAATAAAATTTTACAATTGAGAGAAGATATTACAAAAGCATTAGAAGAAAAAAGAAGAGAAAAATTCATTGGACATCCATTAGATGCTAAAATAATTGTAGAACCAAAAACTGAAGAATTAAAAGAAGTATTAAGTTCATATGATCCATATTTTGTTGCTGATTTATTTATCACATCACAATTTGAATTAGGTACTGTTGATGAGGGATTTGATGGAGATTTTGCAAAAGTTAAAGTTGTTAAAGCTGAAGGAGAAAAATGTGAAAGATGTTGGAAAATACATCCAGAAGTTGGAAAAAATGAAAAATATCCAGATGCATGTCCAAGATGTGCTGGTGTTTTAGAACAATTATAA
- a CDS encoding peptidyl-prolyl cis-trans isomerase — MKKTLLLLFVIALIISSFGAISYKELDDKTIAIINNETINYDYFQSQAKSLEILRGINNINNVFYKILVGTNEGNNVIKKYEKYILDKFAGEILFIQFVENKGLNLNKNELLNALKEQTEQILKSTNLNDNDIMLYFISKGFENKEQYIYSLYHERLYKNAVSEIYQYLLNSVEITNEEIINEYEQNKEHYYTKQSAELKMVFFKSSDEASLTYQKIIDGYYTFDEVYDNSSEATSMTISVEDESNEFIKKVKNSVPGTVLDPIKYNENYYALIKINKKFPRKQMKLEEANNLIIENLKDEKAKLLFDKLVSSEFNEFKNNSEIIINSKYFKGDEINGN; from the coding sequence ATGAAAAAAACATTACTTTTATTATTTGTTATAGCATTAATTATTTCATCATTTGGAGCTATATCGTATAAGGAGTTAGATGATAAAACAATTGCGATTATTAATAATGAAACTATTAATTATGATTATTTTCAGTCACAAGCTAAATCATTAGAAATTTTAAGAGGGATAAATAATATAAATAATGTATTTTATAAAATATTAGTTGGTACAAATGAAGGGAATAATGTTATAAAAAAATATGAAAAATATATTTTGGATAAATTTGCAGGTGAAATTTTATTTATTCAATTTGTGGAAAATAAAGGATTAAATTTGAATAAAAATGAATTATTAAATGCTTTAAAGGAACAAACAGAACAAATATTAAAATCTACAAATCTAAATGATAACGATATAATGCTTTATTTTATATCAAAAGGTTTTGAAAATAAAGAACAATATATTTATAGTTTATATCATGAAAGATTATATAAAAATGCTGTATCAGAAATATACCAATATTTGTTAAATAGCGTAGAAATTACCAATGAAGAAATTATAAATGAATATGAACAAAATAAAGAACATTATTATACAAAACAATCCGCAGAGTTAAAAATGGTATTTTTCAAGTCATCTGATGAGGCATCATTAACCTATCAAAAAATAATAGACGGTTATTATACTTTTGATGAAGTTTATGATAATTCATCTGAAGCTACATCAATGACAATTAGTGTTGAGGATGAAAGTAATGAATTTATAAAAAAAGTTAAAAATTCAGTCCCTGGAACTGTTTTAGATCCAATAAAATATAATGAAAATTATTATGCATTAATTAAAATAAATAAAAAGTTTCCTAGAAAACAAATGAAACTAGAAGAAGCAAATAATTTAATTATAGAAAATTTAAAAGATGAAAAAGCTAAATTATTATTTGATAAGCTAGTATCTTCAGAATTTAATGAATTTAAAAATAATTCTGAAATAATTATTAATTCAAAATATTTTAAAGGAGATGAGATAAATGGTAACTAA
- a CDS encoding response regulator — protein MARILIVDDEDNIRLLLKEELEDIGYDVVEANCAKKALEILSNDQDFDIISLDIEMPEMNGLELAAEIRKKYPNKKIILMTAYSHYKSDMASWAADAYVVKSLDLTEFKDTINRLLQL, from the coding sequence ATGGCAAGAATTTTAATTGTTGACGATGAAGATAATATCAGACTTCTTTTAAAAGAAGAATTAGAAGATATTGGATATGACGTAGTAGAAGCTAATTGTGCAAAAAAAGCTTTAGAAATATTATCAAATGATCAAGATTTTGACATTATTTCTTTAGATATTGAGATGCCTGAAATGAATGGTTTGGAATTAGCTGCAGAAATAAGAAAAAAATATCCTAACAAGAAGATTATTTTAATGACAGCCTATAGTCACTATAAGAGTGATATGGCTTCATGGGCAGCTGATGCATACGTTGTAAAATCTTTGGATTTAACTGAATTCAAAGATACAATAAATAGATTATTACAACTATAA
- a CDS encoding sensor histidine kinase: MINELLKKFSIETPANLLKVVLNDTAKNLSEKFNRNIYIFIHEPPRELLKLLGASVECNAISKFKVYFSDNKKLFENLLNNKVSEIVVDNFEELKCLNVEKLFLIPIISNNALIGAFGVPYDFNKDELNHFLEEAESYGILLKLTMEFLVLEETRDRLENIEEITDLFENILDENLLMKKIIEKIKNMLHAQGVIYWKSEGNKLLLKESVGFSVDNIEKILEGKNSLEGLSHLRKKAFLVVGKNRFKNFITPIKTDLLSALYAPIIIDNIDYGVIGVYNREEGFGFRPYKHFDNFDLDSLINTTRRLGLALSRIYLYDKLKEEIEKLISLKKNHENLINVQREHLDKLNSLHKISQAVRSTYDKINAIKIMLMGLTSVRGLKFNRALYLERDRTRGVLIPKIWVGPSDDEDVDTIWKEANKRALKYGDIVQYLREEAIQLPTDNKLTQDIKNKMIVYKGQPLLERAVTKKHIIHVVPQMIKFKNDELQYLYDIIKYDEFVIIPITGKWETKGVVIADNKFNRKEITPVDIEILRLFQDSIGLSIETIENYEELREKTKNLEEQKNLIDFYRRFNENILQNLSHAIIVIDRKGKIIEWNKKAELFFDKGREQVVGESSDILKEKLGIDVINSIESIFFTREEMKMPKYIIRNDTEEKVYDIQLSPLWNRDLDVIEGVIVSFDDVTETYEMEKEIAKREKLAAIGEMTARVAHEIKNPLTIIGGFVNRMMKKLDNPEKIKQYSSIIKDELTRLESIVAEILEFSRGNRIPVFELVDINTLIDEIILMFQDFLHQKKIELKFEKMFDKIEVKCDRSRVKQVLINLIKNAIEAVNEGNYIHIITGVENDFVFFQIENNGDPIPEGKQAKIFSPFFTTKIQGTGLGLPICKKIIEEEHKGKLYLVKSDEQSTIFRFEIPLN; encoded by the coding sequence TAAAGTTTATTTTTCTGATAATAAAAAGCTATTTGAAAACCTTTTAAATAATAAAGTTAGCGAAATTGTTGTGGATAACTTTGAAGAATTAAAATGTTTAAACGTTGAAAAGTTATTTTTAATTCCTATTATTTCTAATAATGCATTAATCGGAGCATTTGGTGTTCCATATGACTTTAACAAAGATGAATTAAATCATTTCTTAGAAGAAGCTGAAAGTTATGGGATATTATTAAAACTTACTATGGAATTTCTAGTTTTAGAAGAAACTAGAGACAGACTTGAAAATATTGAAGAAATAACTGATTTGTTTGAAAATATTTTAGATGAAAATTTATTAATGAAAAAAATCATTGAAAAAATCAAAAATATGTTGCATGCACAAGGGGTTATATACTGGAAGAGTGAGGGAAATAAATTATTACTAAAAGAAAGCGTTGGTTTTTCAGTTGATAACATAGAAAAAATTTTAGAAGGAAAAAACTCTCTTGAAGGTTTATCTCATCTAAGAAAAAAAGCTTTTTTAGTTGTTGGGAAAAATAGATTTAAGAATTTTATTACACCCATAAAAACTGATCTTTTATCTGCATTATATGCTCCAATTATAATAGATAATATAGATTATGGTGTGATTGGCGTTTACAATAGAGAAGAAGGGTTTGGTTTTAGACCATATAAACATTTTGATAATTTTGATTTAGACTCTTTAATAAATACTACTAGAAGACTAGGATTGGCTCTTAGTAGAATTTACTTATACGATAAACTTAAAGAAGAAATAGAAAAATTAATATCATTAAAGAAAAATCATGAAAATCTCATTAATGTACAAAGAGAGCATTTGGATAAATTAAATTCATTACATAAGATTAGTCAAGCCGTAAGATCTACATATGACAAAATAAATGCAATTAAAATTATGTTGATGGGTTTAACAAGTGTTAGAGGTTTAAAATTTAACAGAGCATTATATCTAGAAAGAGATAGAACAAGAGGAGTTTTAATTCCAAAAATATGGGTTGGTCCATCAGATGATGAAGATGTTGATACCATTTGGAAAGAAGCTAATAAACGAGCATTAAAATATGGAGATATTGTTCAATATCTTAGAGAAGAAGCTATACAATTACCAACTGATAATAAATTAACTCAAGATATTAAAAATAAAATGATAGTATATAAAGGTCAGCCTCTTTTAGAAAGAGCTGTTACAAAAAAACATATTATTCATGTTGTTCCGCAAATGATTAAATTTAAAAATGATGAACTTCAATATTTGTATGATATCATTAAATATGATGAATTTGTAATTATTCCAATAACTGGTAAATGGGAAACAAAAGGTGTAGTTATAGCGGATAATAAATTTAATAGAAAAGAAATTACTCCTGTTGATATTGAAATTTTAAGATTATTCCAAGATAGTATAGGACTTTCAATTGAAACAATTGAAAATTATGAAGAACTAAGAGAAAAAACAAAGAATTTAGAAGAACAAAAAAATCTAATAGACTTCTATAGAAGATTTAATGAAAATATATTACAAAATTTATCCCATGCGATTATTGTTATTGATAGAAAAGGAAAAATAATCGAATGGAATAAAAAAGCAGAGCTTTTTTTTGATAAAGGCAGAGAACAAGTTGTTGGAGAAAGTTCTGATATATTAAAAGAAAAATTAGGTATAGATGTCATCAATTCAATAGAAAGCATTTTCTTCACTAGAGAAGAAATGAAAATGCCAAAATATATAATTAGAAATGATACTGAAGAGAAGGTCTATGATATTCAATTATCTCCTTTGTGGAATAGAGATCTTGATGTAATAGAAGGAGTTATAGTATCTTTTGATGATGTTACAGAAACATATGAGATGGAAAAAGAAATTGCTAAAAGAGAAAAGCTTGCCGCTATTGGGGAAATGACTGCAAGAGTAGCCCATGAAATAAAAAATCCTTTAACTATTATTGGTGGATTTGTGAATAGAATGATGAAAAAATTGGATAATCCAGAAAAAATAAAACAATACTCTTCAATTATAAAAGATGAGTTAACTAGATTAGAAAGCATTGTTGCTGAAATATTAGAATTCAGTAGAGGAAATAGAATACCTGTATTTGAACTAGTTGATATTAATACTCTTATTGATGAAATAATTTTAATGTTCCAAGATTTTTTACATCAAAAGAAGATTGAGTTGAAATTTGAAAAAATGTTTGATAAAATAGAGGTAAAATGTGACAGGAGTAGGGTAAAACAAGTATTAATAAATTTAATTAAAAATGCAATTGAAGCAGTTAATGAAGGAAATTATATTCATATTATCACTGGCGTTGAAAATGATTTTGTGTTTTTCCAAATAGAAAATAACGGAGACCCTATACCAGAAGGAAAACAAGCAAAGATTTTTTCACCATTTTTCACAACAAAAATACAAGGTACAGGTTTAGGACTTCCAATTTGTAAAAAAATAATAGAAGAAGAACATAAAGGTAAACTTTATTTAGTAAAATCGGATGAACAATCTACTATTTTCAGATTTGAAATACCATTAAATTAA